A part of Aurantimicrobium sp. MWH-Uga1 genomic DNA contains:
- the ppk2 gene encoding polyphosphate kinase 2 — MSDRFDTAEILKASFTAEDLLDDDAPTTLTEDDAWRQGYPYDTKMTRKEYEHRKHVLQVELLKLQVWIKETGQRVILLFEGRDAAGKGGTIKRFMEHLNPRGARVVALEKPTERERTQWYFQRYVEHFPAAGELVMFDRSWYNRAGVERVMGYCTDAEYEEFIRSAPEFERMLANSGIKIFKFWFSVGEAEQRRRFLERRTDPVKRWKLSPTDLASLDKWDAYTEAKEAMFRATSTDVAPWTVVKSNDKKRARLEAMKWVLNAFDYEGKDSSVIGENDSLIIGSPADVYDQGESPTTAIPVVTKLR, encoded by the coding sequence ATGAGCGATAGGTTCGACACCGCAGAAATTCTCAAGGCCAGCTTTACAGCAGAGGATCTTCTCGACGATGATGCTCCGACAACCCTGACCGAAGATGACGCCTGGCGCCAAGGTTATCCCTATGACACCAAGATGACCAGAAAAGAGTATGAGCACCGAAAGCATGTCTTACAGGTGGAACTACTCAAACTGCAGGTGTGGATTAAGGAGACAGGTCAGCGTGTCATCCTCTTGTTTGAAGGTCGCGATGCTGCCGGCAAGGGTGGAACCATCAAACGCTTCATGGAGCACCTCAACCCTCGTGGCGCACGAGTGGTTGCTCTGGAAAAACCAACAGAACGTGAACGCACCCAGTGGTATTTCCAACGCTATGTTGAGCACTTTCCTGCGGCCGGAGAACTGGTCATGTTTGACCGCTCCTGGTACAACCGGGCAGGTGTGGAACGTGTGATGGGGTATTGCACAGACGCCGAGTATGAGGAATTCATTCGCTCTGCTCCAGAGTTCGAACGCATGCTAGCCAACTCTGGGATCAAGATTTTCAAGTTTTGGTTCTCGGTTGGTGAAGCAGAACAGCGCCGGCGTTTTCTTGAACGTCGCACTGACCCCGTTAAAAGATGGAAGCTTTCCCCCACGGATTTAGCGTCCCTAGATAAATGGGATGCCTACACCGAAGCCAAAGAGGCAATGTTTAGAGCCACAAGCACGGATGTTGCACCGTGGACGGTGGTGAAGTCCAACGATAAGAAACGTGCACGTCTTGAGGCAATGAAGTGGGTTCTTAATGCTTTCGATTACGAGGGCAAAGATTCCAGCGTGATCGGTGAAAATGACTCACTGATTATCGGTAGCCCTGCAGATGTTTATGACCAGGGTGAATCACCTACAACGGCTATCCCTGTTGTCACGAAGCTGAGATAG